The genomic region GTCGACCACGAACCCGTGGTCGTTCGAGGCGGTGAGACAGGGGGCGTGGCCGACGGCGCACTCGACGTCGGCGATGGCGCCGCAGGAGCGGCACACGACATGGTGGTGGTTGTCCGCGACCCGCGACTCGTAGCGGGCGGTGGCTCCGGCCGGCTGGATGCGGCGGACCAGACCGGCGTCGGTGAGCACCCGCAGCACGTCGTACACCGCCTGGTGGGACACCGTGGGGTGCTCGGCCCGCACCAGCGCGATCACCGCGTCGGTGCCGACGTGGGGGTGGTCGCGCAGGGCCGCGAGCACGGCCAGTCGGGGCCGGGTCACGCGCAGCGAGGCGGCCCGCAGTTGCGCCTCGAAGTCGACCGTCACCCGACGAACACTAGCTCACTTTTCTGGAACGAATCAAGTTTCATCCCTTCCGGCACGTCGGCGTGGCGGTGAACCCCCCTCCGGGCCCACTCTCCACAGCCACCGACCCCCGAAAAGTCCTCGGAAATTTCGGCGGTCCGCCATCGGGTCGAGATCGTGAGCGCGGGCATTGGTATGACGATGCCGAACTCCGATTAACTACTGACCTGGCTCGACACGCCCTCCCGGAGGCGGGGAGCAGAAGCGGTGTTGCCACCGCGTTTCCGGAAATTGTTGACAAGTCGACGACCGGGTTAATACGGTCGCCATCGACGACGCTCAATTGCCGTCACCACCAGCCACCACGGCCCACTCCTCCGGTCGTCGTGCAGGACGACCGGCCAACCACCACCACGCGGCACGACGCCGTGGCCGTTTCGAGGAGGAACCACCCACATGACCGACACCAGCCACACCCCCACCAGGCCAGGGAGGCGCGGCCGCATCCGGTTGCTCCTGGGCGCCGCGTGCGCCGCCGTCCTGGCCGTCGCCGGCACGGTGACGGCGACGAACGCGTACGCCGAGGCCGACCGGACGCTCACCTCGAGCCTGACCGGCACGCACAACGGCTACTACTTCTCCTTCTGGAAGGACGGCGGCAACGCCAGCATGACGCTGCGCGCCGACGGCCGGTACTCGAGCAGTTGGGACCGCAGCACCAACAACTGGGTCGGCGGCAAGGGCTGGGCCACCGGCTCGCGGCGGACGGTCAGCTACTCGGCCAGCTACAACCCGGGCAACAACAACACCTACCTCGCCCTGTACGGATGGACGCGCAACCCGCTCATCGAGTACTACGTGGTGGAGAACTTCGGCAGCTACAACCCGAGCAACGGCGCCCAGCGGATGGGCACGGTGACCACCGACGGCGGCACCTACGACATCCTCCGCAGCCTGCGGACCAACGCGCCATCGATCGACGGCAACCAGACGTTCTACCAGTACTGGAGCGTCCGCCAGCAGAAGCGTTCGAGTGGCACCATCACCACCGCCAACCACTTCGACGCCTGGGCCCGCGCCGGCCTGAACCTCGGCACCAACCACGCCTACCAGATCATGGCCACCGAGGGCTACCAGAGCAGCGGCAGCTCCGACGTCACCGTCCGCGAGGGCAGCGGCGGCAACCCGACATCCGGGCCCACCTCCAACCCCACCACCGGCAACCCCGGGACCGGCACCTGCAACGCGACGATCTCCGCCGGTCAGCAGTGGGGCGACCGCTTCAATCTCAACGTCGCGGTAAGCGGCACCAACAACTGGGTCGTCAGCCTCGGCCTCGGCGGCGGCCAGAGCATCCAGAACAGCTGGAACGCCTCCGTGAGCGGCACCAGCGGAACCGTCACCGCCAGGCCGAACGGCAACGGCAACAACTTCGGGATAACGGTCATGGCCAACGGCAACTGGAACTGGCCCACGATCAGCTGCGCCACCGGCTGATCCCGACCGACTCCGCACACACAGGCACCCGGCCCCGCCGCCACGCGACGGGGCCGGGTGCCGCGCCGGCCCGATCCGGCCCGCGGTGCGACTCCGCCGGCACTACAGGCCCTGTCCGATCTCCACCAGATAGCCGTCCGGATCGCGGAGGTAACAGCGGATCTCCGTGCCGTGGTCCTTCGGCTCGGTGAGGAAATCCGCGCCACGGGCCTTCCACTCGGTGTAGAGCGCGCGGATGTCCCGGACCCGGACGTTCATCGCGCAGCTCAGGGTGTTGGAGTCGGCCGGGGCCTTGGCCTGGACCGTCGGCTTGTCGTCAGTCGGGCCACCCTCGACGTTGATGATGATGTAGCTGTTGAAGAACCTCATGATCAACGGGTTCGCGTCGTGAACGCACGTCGCCCCGAACACGCGCTCGTAGTACTCCCGCGACCGATCGATGTCACGGACGATGAGCAGCGTCGCCAGGAACATGCCGTCTTCGGGCTGGAAATAGTCGGGAGCCGGGTTGGCCAGGGTCATAACCACCTCTTCGTCGCCTGCCTCTGCTGTACGGGCGCGACGGGTTCCCGCCAGGGTCGGGCCGAAACCGGCAACGGCGCGGGAGATCACGAGTACATCAGGTGCAGCGTCATCCCGGCGTCGGCGTGCCCCAGATTGTGGCAGTGGTTCGCCCACATCCCCGGGTTGTCGGCCCGGAACGCCACCTCCCACACCTCCCCCGGACGGACGTCGAACGAGTCCAGCCACAACGGACTACCGACCGCCGCCCTCCGAGTGCGGGACAACACGAGAACGTGGTGGCCGTGCAGATGCCACGGGTGCACGGTCTGCGACCTGTTGACGATCGTGAACCGGACGACGTCGCCTCGGCGGACGACCTGCGGCGGGATGTCCGGATCGGCCGCGCCGTTCACTGTGTGGGCGTAGCGCGGGAGCAGTCCGTGCAGGTCGAGGCCACGGTCGAGGACGAGGGTGAACTCCCTGTCGAACCGGGTCCACGGCGCCGGCGCCGGCGCACCGTAGGTGAACGGGTCCAGGACGGGCCACCCGCCCGTCGCCGTCGACACCTCACCGGTGGAGTAGACAGTCCGTCCGTCGACGAACAGGGCCACCGGCGTGGCCGGCGCGGTGAACACCAGGTCGTAGCGGCCCCCGGCCGGGATCAGCACGGCGGTGTCCGCGAGCGGCGTCGGACCCCGCAGGTCGACGCCGTCGATCGCGGCGACCTGGAAGGCGGTCCCGGCCAGGGCGTAACGGTGCGTCGTGTTGTCGGTGTTGATCAGGCGCAGCCGTACCGGTACGCCGGCCTCGACCCGCTCCGCTCTCGCCGCGGGCAGCGGACGACCCGCCAGGGTGTGCACAGGCACTGTGACGTCGACGCCGGTCGGCGGCCCCGGGCGCACGACCAGGACGCCGTAGAGGCCCATCCGCACACCGACGTCGGACACCGCGTGGGTGTGGTACCAGTACGTCCCGGCCTGATCGGCACGGAACCGGTAGACGAACTCCTGGCCGGGCAGCACCGCCGCCTGCGTCACCCCGGGTACGCCGTCCTGGCTGTTCGGCACGTCGTACCCGTGCCAGTGCACTGTGACGCCCCGCCCGATGTCCCGGTTGCGCAACGTCACCTCCACGACGTCGCCGACGGTGGCGGTCAGCTCCGGCCCGGGCACCTGGGCGTTGAACGCCCACGCCGCGACGTCACGGCCCGCCGCGCGCACCGTGGCGGTCCCGGCCGTCAGGGTGAACCGCCGGGTGGGTTCGTCGGAGGTCCGGACCTGCGGATAGCCATGATCGTGCGGTACGGCGGGCGCGGCGCCCGGGGCGACTGCCAGCCCGGTCCCGGCCAGCAGCGCCGCGACAGTCACCACGACTGCCGCCCGGGACGCCGTCCGGGACGGCCGGGCGTCGAGGAAGCGCCACGAGACAGCCGTCGCCGCGCCGACCCCGGCGACTGCGAGCAGCCCCACCGACGCCGACGCCGGATAGCCGTGCAGGATCGTCACCAGCAGGGCGCCGCTCACGGCGTACCCGGCGAAGAGGAGCGGGACCGCGACGGGCCGGCCGTCGCCCGCGGCCCGCAGCAGCCACGGCCCGGCGACGACCACCGCCGCGAGCGACAGGGGTCCGGCGATGAGGACCTTCTCGGCGGCGAACCACCAGCCGGCGCGGGCGAGCGCCACCACCGTGATCGCGCGGCCGACCGTGGCGAGCAGCGCGACGGCGGCCAGCCCGCGTGCGAGTGGACGCCGCCGGGCGGCCGCCGCCGCGCCGCCGCCCAGCCATCCGCCGGCGGCGAGGACCGTGAGCACGAGGTCCGCCACGAGCAGCGAGCCGGTCGTCATGCCGGCTCCCCCTCCCGGACGGCCTCGCGGGTGTGGCCCACCGGCGCCGGGCCGCCCAGCCTCCGCGCTGCCCGAAGGACGCCGACCACGACGTGCACCGCGACGATGCCGTTGAGCGCGTGCAACCCGCCGAGGATCAGGCCGAACGCGGTGCTGACTCCGGCGGCGTCGGTGGAGGCGTTGGCGAGCATGGCGAGCAGCGCCTGCACGACGACGAGGCCGAGCGGCAGGACCGCCAGTCCGACGAGCCGGCCGGGCGCCTTCGCCAGCGCGGCGAACAGGGCGGTGAGCAGGGTGAGGACGGGGATGACGGCCATGCCGTTGACGCTGTGCAGGGCGTAGGCGCCGTCGCCCCCGGGCTTCGTGAACCCGCCCACGGCGGCGAAGACGAACTGGAGGGCGAACGCGGCGAGCAGCAGGGAGGCGCTGACGACGAATGCCTTACGCATGGTGACCCTCCTGAAGGTGCGCCGAGGCCGGGGCCTGGGCGACGTGGTCGGTGGCAGTGATCGCCCCGTACGCGACCAGCCGGACGAGGTCGGCGTCGGCGGGGTGCGACAGCCGCCAGAGGGCGACGTCCCCCACGCTTATCGCGCTGGGCGCGAACGCCGCCAGCAACGCGATCCGGGTCCCGATGCGGTCCCTGCCGGGCACGTCCCGGACCAGGTCGACGGCCCAGTCCGCGGGCCGGGCCGGGAACCGCCCGTCCTCCCAGCGCACGGTGGCCGTCACGGTCTGGCGGGCCACGTCGCCCAGCAGGTCCCCGCCCCGGGTGGCGGCGGCCCGCAACGACGCGTAGGCCACTCCGACCGGGCTGTCCCCCGCCCAGGCCGGCGGCGACGTCGTACCGGCGTCGAGGAGCGGCAGGCTACGACCGGGCTCCTTCCGCTCCCGGGCCGCCCGGGCGTACAGCCGGCCCCCGACCGACCGCACCAGCGGGGAGCGTTGCAGGCCGCCGGGGAGCAGATCCTCGTCGAGCAACGCCGAGACGATCCGGTTGATGAAGTGGAAGGCGAGCAGGGTGCCGGTGACCTCCGGGCGGTACGCGCTGCTCCAGTCGGCGGCGCGCGGGCTGCGGCTGGCCTGGGCCCAGCGGACGAGTTCGGCGTGCCTCGGGTCGGGTGGTGTCCCGCCCCGGACGATGACCTCGGCCAGCCCGTGCTCGCCCAGGGCGTGCAGCAGCAGCACGTGCGAGTCGACGCAGAACTGGCAGCGATTGGCCCGGGACACGGCCGCCGCGACGAGTTCGCGCTCGACCCGGGACGCGTCCCCGGCGAGCAGGGCCTCACGAAGCAGCGACCAGGTCGCGGCCAACACCTCCGGCACGGCCGAGAGCACCTGGAAGGTGGGCAGCGGCCCGAGGAAGTCGTCGCGCGACTGCTGGTAGACGTCGGCGGTGCGCCCGGTGGCCGCCTTCGTGGGTACGGGGGTGAAGAAGCGATATGTCATGGGCTCGATGCTTGCCGTGGCGGGCTGGGAAAACGTCGTGCGGCCGCAGACACTTGCCCCGACGCGATACCACCGCCGTGGTACGCCCGATCTACCGCGCGCGTGGGATGCTCCACGAACGACTGCCGTTCTACAGTGCGACCATGCGCCGCGACCTGCCGTACGCCCTCAGTGGCCTCGCCCTCGGCGGCCTCCTGCTCGGCAACGCCGCGCTCGCGCCGGACGCCGCGACCGTCGGAGCCCTCGACGTCGTCCTCGTCGTCGCCATGGCCGCGGGCCTGGCGGTGTGCCGGCGGTACCCGGTGGTCGCGCTGGGCGTGGTGACCGCCACGATGCTGGCCCTGCACATCCGGGTGCACTCGGGGGTCTCCGCCGCGTTTCCCGTCCTCGGCGTGGTCTACGTCGCCGCCTGGCGGAGTCGCCGGGCGGCCGCCGCCGTGGCCAGCCTCGCCTTCCTCGGTGGCTTCCTGGCCCGCGACGTCTCGGTGGCGGCGGTCGACCGGCCCAACCAGCTGATCGTCGAGCGGACGGCCCTGCTGCTGGGATGGTTCGTTGCGGCCAACGTCGCCGGACTGGTCGGCCGGCAACGCCGGGCGTACCTGGAGCAGGTCGAACAGCGGGCCATCGAGGCCGAACGCACACGCGAGGAGATGGCGTTGCGGCGTGCCGGGGAGGAGCGTCTGCGCATCGCCCGCGACCTGCACGACTCGCTGACCCACAGCATCTCGGTGATCAAGGTGCAGGCCGGGATCGCCGTGCACCTGGCCCGCAAGCACGGCGACGAGCCGTCGGCCACGCTGCTGGCTATCCAGGAGGCAAGCAGCGCCGCGATGCGGGAACTACGCACCACCCTCGACGTCCTGCGCGCCCCCGACGACGACCGCGTCGGGCTGGCCCGGGTGGACGAGCTGGCCGAGCGGACCCGGGCGGTCGGCGTACCGGTGCAGGTCACCGTCAGCGGTCCGGCCCGTGACCTGCCCGCCGAGATCGACCAGGCTGCCTATCGCATCGTCCAGGAGGCGCTGACGAACGTGGCCCGCCACGCCGGCCCAGCCACCGCACACATCCACGTCGAGTACGCACCGGCGCAGCTCACCCTCTCGATCGCCGACGACGGTCAGGCCTCACCGGCTCACCCGGTGACGCCGGGCGTGGGCCTGCGCGGCATGCGGGAACGGGTGACCGGTCTGGGCGGCACCCTCCGCGCCGCCGCCAACGACGACCACGGATTCACGGTACGGGCCGCGATCCCGCTTGACGGCCCCGACAGGACCGGGCGCTCGCAGGAGATCCAGCCAGCTCAGCGCGGCGCGGAGTTGGCCCGACCGCGCGCCCCGCGCGAGGTCCAGCCAGCTCGGTCCGCGGCGGATCGTCGCGGCGCCGACCGGAGGGAGGAGTCGCGATGATCCGGGTTCTGCTCGCCGACGATCAGGCCCTGATGCGAGCCGGATTCCGGGCCCTGCTCGACGCCGAGGACGGCCTGGAGGTCGTCGGCGAGGCCGCCGACGGCGCCTCCGCCGTCCACCTGTCGCGACGTCTGCGCCCGGACGTGGTGCTCATGGACGTGCAGATGCCGGGGCTCGACGGCATCGAAGCCACCCGCCGCATCGCCGCCGATCCCGACCTCGCCGCGATCCACGTCCTCATCGTCACCAACTACGGGCTCGACTCGTACGTCTTCGCCGCCCTCCGCGCGGGTGCCAGCGGTTTCCTGCTCAAGGACGCGGACCCGGCCGACCTGCTCCAGGCCGTCGCCGTCGTGGCTCGCGGCGACGCCCTGCTCGCACCGGCCGTGACGCGCACGCTCATCAGCGAGTTCGTGTCCGGCCCACCGCCGGCCGAGCCGGCGGCCGGGCGTGACGTGCTGACCGCACGCGAGCAGGAGATCGTGGAGCTGGTCGCGGGCGGGCTGAGCAACGACGAGATCGCCCTGCGGATGGTGATCAGCCCGTTGACCGCCAAGACACACGTGAACCGGGCGATGACGAAGCTGCACTGTCGTGACCGCGCCCAACTTGTCGTGTGGGCGTACGAGTCGGGACTTGTCGCGCCGCGCCGTCGATGATCGTCAACGCGGTCCGGGGGCACTCGTCGCCACACGGGGTGGGGTTGTTGTTCGCCGATACGGCTTGGGCTAGGCGTCGCGGCGCAGCGTGAACCAGAAGGTCGGCACGGAGTTGGTGCCCGGTGTGACGTCGAGCAGTTCCCAGCCGGGGAACCTGGCGCGGAGCTCGTCGGCTGTGACGCCTGCCGCCCATGACGTGATTTCGTGGGTCGGATTGCCGAGCGGCTCGGGGCCATACCCGAACATCAGCAACAGTGCTCCGGGAGCGGCGCGGTGGGTGAGCCCGGCGGCGTAGGCGTCGCGGCGGTGTAGCGGGACCCCGCAGTAGCAGCTCAGGTCGAAGAACAGGTCGAAGGGGCCCGGCACGTCCAGTTCGTCGAGGCGGGTGGCGTCTCCGTGCAGCACCCGTACCGTCACTCCCGCCGCCGCGGCCTTCTCCCTGGCGTGGTCGACGGCGCGGTCGATCAGATCGACGGCCGCCACCTCCCAGCCGTGCCGTGCGAGGTAGGTGGCGTTGGTGCCTGTGCCGCAGCCGAGTTCGAGGGCGCGGCCGGGCGGCAGCGCCGCGTGGCCCTCCACCAGGTCGACCAACTCGGGTGGCGTCACGCCGGTGTCCCACGGCGGCTTGCCGGTGCGGTAGTAGCCCTCCAGCGCGCGGTGGACGGCCTCCTCCTCCGGGTCTCGCTGCGCTGAGGCCAGGTCCGGTTCTGGCTTCTGGGTGGCGTTGGGCTGACCCATGACGTCCTCCAAGAATATAGAGTTCAACTCTAGCGACGTGCTCTAAAGATAGGCTCGCCATATGGACACCGTCAAGCGACCGGACAAGCGAGCCGAGCGCTCACGCCGCACCCGTGAAAAGGTCGTCGCGGCGGCTCGCGAGCTGTTCGTCGCGCAGGGTTACGGGGCGACGAGCCTGCAGGAGGTCGCGGACCAGGCGGGCGTGGCCGTCCAGACTGTCTACTTCGTCTTCCGCAACAAGCGCACGCTGTTCAAGGACGTCGTCGACACGTCCATCGCCGGGGACACTGAGCCGATCGCCACTATGGATCGTGAGTGGTTCCGCGCCGCATGCGCCGAACCCACCGCAGCCGGGCAACTGCGCGCGCACGTCCACGGCACCCGCGAGATCCTGGGCCGGGTCGCCCCGATCATGCCGCTGATCGCGGCTGCCGCGGCCACCGACCCCGAGATCGCCGCACAGTGGCCCGACGGCCCCGACCCGCGTTACACAGTGCAGTACGCAGCGGCCGAAGCCTTGGCCGGAAAGCCCGACACCCGTCCCGGCCTCTCCATCGAGATGGCGGCGGATCTGCTGTTCGGCCTGCTCAGCCCGCAGCTCTACCTGATCTTCGTCCGCGACCGCGACTGGTCACCGGACGCCTGGGAAGAATGGGCCCGCACCGCCTTGATCTCCCAACTCTGCGCCGATCCCGGCTGAGCCGACGGACGTCACGATCGTCCTCCAGCCCGGCACGGTGATCTGCCTGACCGGCGTGCCTGGCGAGGGGCGACACGCGGGCCGACGAGGTGCAGGTACCGGACCCCGACGGGCTGGTGGCGGCCACCCTCACGACGGTGTCCGCGTGTGTCGCGGTCCCGCCGCCGCAAGCACCGAAACCGCGACCGGGCCCGCCCCCTGGGGCGGGCCCGGTCGTGCTCCCCCGAGCGGAATCCGTCGCCGTCAGCCCCCGATGGCGATGGCGAAGACGTGCATCGTCGGCACGTTGGCCGCGGCCCCTGCGCTGATGTTGGGCAGCACGACCTGGGTCACCGCCTTGCTCTGCAACGCGACACCCACGTAGTAGACGCAGGCCGCCGTGGCCTGACGGCCGTTGTTGGGCCGGTTCTGGTACGCGGACACGATGGCGGCGGTCGCACCGGACTGCGGTCCGCCGTACCAGTCGGGCGTGCTCAGCGTGAACGTCTGCCGGGTGCCGTCCGCGTACACCACAGTGCCGGTGCCCGACACGGCGCCGTACGTGCCGGCCACGAGGAAGCCGAGCGTGCTGCCGGTGCCGCTGATGCCGATGGTCTGGCCCGAGGCGATGGCGTTGTCGGCCGTGCCGGGGCTGACGTTGGGCCAGCGGAAGTTCACCCCGTTGCGGCTCACCGTGCTGCCCGGGCTGGCACCGGCCTGCGCGAGAGCCTGCGCGGAGAGACTGGCCCCGTTGCCGTCGAAGTTGCCGACGTTTGTGTTGCTGTCGTTGGTGATGCCCGCGTTGGTGAAGCTCTGCTCCAACGTCGGCGTGGCGACGCCCGTGCTGGTGACCCGGTAGGTGCGTCCGGCCTGCACGGCGACCTCGATCAGGTCGGACTCGATCCGGGTGACCCGGGGCGCCGTGCCGTCGGCGGTGTCCACGACGGTGACGGTGCCGGTGAGGATCCGGGCGCGCAGGCGGACGGCGCCGGCGCGGTCCGGTCGGACGAGCACCTCGGTGGCCTGACCGCTCGCCCACGTGATGCCCACCGTGTGCCCACCGCGACCCCGCAGGCCGGTCACCCGCCCGCTCGGCCAGGCCGGCGGCAGCGCGGGCAGGATGTGCAGCTCCCCGATGTGGCTCTGGAGCAGCATCTCGGCGATACCTGCGGTGGCGCCGAAGTTGCCGTCGATCTGGAACGGCGGGTGCAGGTCGAACATGTTGGGCGCGAGCCGTGCGGTGGTGGCGAGGTAGCGGATCAGGTCGTGGGCCCGCTTGCCCTCCTCCATCCGCGCCCAGAAGTTGATTTTCCAGGCCAGCGACCAGCCGGTGCCGTCGTCGCCGCGCAGCGCCAGCGTCCTGCGGGCAGCCTCGAACAACTGCGGGGTGCCGCGCTTGGTGATCTGGTTGCTCGGCGCGAGCCCGTACAGGTGGGAGATGTGCCTGTGGTTGGGCTCGGTCTCCACCCAGTCGTAGAGCCACTCCATGATGTTGCCCCGCGAGCCGATCTTCATGGGTGGGAGGCGGTCCCGGGTGGCCCGGACCTGGGCCCGGAAGGTGCTGTCCACATCGAGGATCTCGCTGGCCCGGGCGCACGCCTCGAACAGGTCACGCAGGATCTGGTTGTCCATCGTGGGGCCGGCGCACACGCTGGCGTTCGAGTGGTGGCTCAGCTCCGGGGAGTTCGACGGGTTGGTCACCAGGTAACCGAGAGTCGGCTCGGTCACCAGGGTGTTCAGGAAGAACTGCGCCGCGCCCTTCATGGCCGGGTAGTTCGTCCGCAGGAACTCGATGTCGCCGTTGAACAGGTAGTGGTCCCAGATCAGCGTGGACAGCCAGGCGCCGCCGGTCTGCCACATGCCCCAGAACGCGCCGTCCACCACAGCGGTGGCCCGCCACGCGTCGGTGTTGTGGTGGGTGACCCAGCCACTGGCAGCGCCGTACTGCACCTGGGCGGTCCGCGTTCCGGTGACGGCGAGGTCTCTGACCAGGTCGAAGACCGGGTTGTGGCACTCGGCCAGGTTCGTCGTGTTGGCCGGCCAGTAGTTCATCGGCAGGTTGGCGTTGATCGTGTACTTCGAGTCCCAGGAGGGGGCCAGCGAGTCGTTCCAGATGCCCTGGAGGTTCGCCGGCTGGGTGCCGGGCCGCGACGACGAGATCAGCAGGTACCGGCCGAACTGGAACAGCAGCGCGGAGAACTGCGGGTCGTTGACGCTGTTGTGCTGCGCGATCCGGACATCCGTCGTCTGGTCGGCGGCGGAGGTGCGGCCCAGGTCGAGGGTGACCCGCCCGAACAACGCCTGGTAGTCGGCCACGTGCCGGCTGCGCAGTTGGTCGTAGCTGCTGGCCCGGGCGGCGCTGAGACGCTGTCGCGCGATGCCCCCGTAGTCGCCGCCGACGTTGCGGTAGTTGACGTAGCTGGAGCCGATCGAGACGAGCAGCGTCACGCTTGTGGCGTTGGTGACCCGCAGGGTGCCGCCGGAGCTGGACACCGTGCCCCCGCTGACGGTGGCGTTGGCCAGGGCGAGGAAACGGACCTGCCCGGTGACGCCCTCCATGCTTCCGGAGACACCGTCGAGGCCGATCGTGGCGCCGTCCGGGCTGGACACCGTCGTACGCTGCGGGCTGTCGAAGGTGGCGGTGAAGCTGATCGAGTTGCTGCGGTCGGCGGTCAGGCGCATCGCGATGACCTGGTCCGGTGCGCTGGCGAAGACCTCGCGCTGGTAACGGATCCCGTTGAGGACGTACGACGTCGTGGCCGTGGCGGTGGTGAGGTCGAGCGTACGGTTGTGCTGGGACGCTCCGCTGGCGGATCCGAAGGCGAGCCTGAGGTTGCCGACGGTCTGGTAGGCCAACTGCCCGCCGGGGTTGCCCATCATGGTCTGGTTGATGAGGTCCTGGGCCTGCGTCCACTGGTTCGCGTTCACCAGCCGCCGGATCTCCGCCAGCGCCGCCGCGCCTCGGGTGTTGCTGGGGTCGTGCGGGCCGCCGGCCCACACGGTGTCCTCGTTGAGTTGAAGTCGTTCCGTGTCGACGTTGCCGAACACCATCGCGCCGAGCCGGCCGTTGCCGATCGGCAGCGCCCGGAGCCAGTCGGTGCCGGCGCCCTCGTCGTACCAGAGGGCGAGGTCACCGGCGGCCAGCACCTGCGGCGGCGCGGCGGAGTCGGCTCGGGCGGTCGCCGTCCAGGGCAGCGGCAGCATGGCGCCACCCGCGCCGGCTGCGCCGATCTTGAGGGCCTGCCGCCGGGTCAGGTCTGACATCGATCCTCCAAACGGTGACCGATCCGGCCACCCCGAGCGCGACAACGACGACCCCCGATGGTGGGTCCGCGCGGTGGCACCGACCTTGTGGTGCAGGCCGTTGGCAGACCCTCAGACGACCAAACGTCTGATGTGTTTCGGGAAGATTACTCCGGTGTCACGCGATAGGCAACGGTCGATTGCCGGGAGGATCACCGGCGGCGGATCAGGCGTGCCGGCCGTTCGGGGCACCCCAGCTGATCGCGGGATCGCCGCGCCGCGGACACGTCCGCCAATACAT from Micromonospora lupini harbors:
- a CDS encoding glycoside hydrolase family 95 protein; this encodes MSDLTRRQALKIGAAGAGGAMLPLPWTATARADSAAPPQVLAAGDLALWYDEGAGTDWLRALPIGNGRLGAMVFGNVDTERLQLNEDTVWAGGPHDPSNTRGAAALAEIRRLVNANQWTQAQDLINQTMMGNPGGQLAYQTVGNLRLAFGSASGASQHNRTLDLTTATATTSYVLNGIRYQREVFASAPDQVIAMRLTADRSNSISFTATFDSPQRTTVSSPDGATIGLDGVSGSMEGVTGQVRFLALANATVSGGTVSSSGGTLRVTNATSVTLLVSIGSSYVNYRNVGGDYGGIARQRLSAARASSYDQLRSRHVADYQALFGRVTLDLGRTSAADQTTDVRIAQHNSVNDPQFSALLFQFGRYLLISSSRPGTQPANLQGIWNDSLAPSWDSKYTINANLPMNYWPANTTNLAECHNPVFDLVRDLAVTGTRTAQVQYGAASGWVTHHNTDAWRATAVVDGAFWGMWQTGGAWLSTLIWDHYLFNGDIEFLRTNYPAMKGAAQFFLNTLVTEPTLGYLVTNPSNSPELSHHSNASVCAGPTMDNQILRDLFEACARASEILDVDSTFRAQVRATRDRLPPMKIGSRGNIMEWLYDWVETEPNHRHISHLYGLAPSNQITKRGTPQLFEAARRTLALRGDDGTGWSLAWKINFWARMEEGKRAHDLIRYLATTARLAPNMFDLHPPFQIDGNFGATAGIAEMLLQSHIGELHILPALPPAWPSGRVTGLRGRGGHTVGITWASGQATEVLVRPDRAGAVRLRARILTGTVTVVDTADGTAPRVTRIESDLIEVAVQAGRTYRVTSTGVATPTLEQSFTNAGITNDSNTNVGNFDGNGASLSAQALAQAGASPGSTVSRNGVNFRWPNVSPGTADNAIASGQTIGISGTGSTLGFLVAGTYGAVSGTGTVVYADGTRQTFTLSTPDWYGGPQSGATAAIVSAYQNRPNNGRQATAACVYYVGVALQSKAVTQVVLPNISAGAAANVPTMHVFAIAIGG